The Streptomyces sp. NBC_00670 genome window below encodes:
- the glpX gene encoding class II fructose-bisphosphatase — protein MTENHHHLPSELEVPSEAPDRNLALELVRVTEAAAMAAGRWVGRGEKNGADGAAVRAMRTLVSTVSMNGVVVIGEGEKDEAPMLFNGEHVGDGTGPECDIAVDPIDGTTLTAGGMPNAIAVLAAADRGTMFDPSAVFYMDKLVTGPEAADYVDINAPVPVNIRRVAKAKNSTPEDVTVVILDRPRHAGLIEEVRATGARIKLISDGDVAGSILALREGTGIDLLLGVGGTPEGIISACAVKCLGGTIQGKLWPKDDDERQRALDAGHDLDRVLTTDDLVSGENVFFVATGITDGELLRGVRYRSETATTDSIVMRSKSGTVRRIDSVHRLSKLRAYSAIDFDRGM, from the coding sequence ATGACCGAGAACCACCATCACCTGCCGTCCGAGCTCGAGGTTCCCTCCGAGGCGCCCGACCGCAACCTCGCCCTGGAGCTGGTCCGGGTCACCGAGGCCGCGGCCATGGCCGCGGGCCGCTGGGTCGGCCGCGGCGAGAAGAACGGGGCCGACGGCGCGGCCGTGCGCGCGATGCGCACCCTCGTCTCGACCGTCTCGATGAACGGCGTCGTCGTCATCGGCGAAGGCGAGAAGGACGAGGCCCCGATGCTGTTCAACGGGGAGCACGTCGGCGACGGGACCGGCCCCGAGTGCGACATCGCCGTCGACCCGATCGACGGCACCACGCTGACCGCCGGGGGCATGCCCAACGCCATCGCGGTGCTCGCCGCCGCCGACCGCGGCACGATGTTCGACCCGTCCGCCGTCTTCTACATGGACAAGCTGGTCACCGGCCCCGAGGCCGCCGACTACGTCGACATCAACGCCCCCGTGCCGGTCAACATCCGCCGGGTCGCCAAGGCGAAGAACTCCACGCCGGAGGACGTCACCGTCGTCATCCTCGACCGGCCGCGCCACGCGGGCCTGATCGAGGAGGTACGGGCCACCGGCGCGCGCATCAAGCTGATCTCCGACGGCGACGTGGCCGGCTCCATCCTCGCGCTGCGCGAGGGCACCGGCATCGACCTGCTGCTGGGCGTGGGCGGCACGCCCGAGGGCATCATCTCGGCCTGTGCGGTCAAGTGCCTGGGCGGCACCATCCAGGGCAAGCTGTGGCCCAAGGACGACGACGAACGGCAGCGGGCCCTCGACGCCGGGCACGACCTGGACCGGGTCCTGACCACGGACGACCTCGTCTCCGGCGAGAACGTCTTCTTCGTCGCCACGGGCATCACCGACGGCGAACTGCTGCGCGGGGTCCGCTACCGCTCGGAGACGGCCACGACGGACTCCATCGTCATGCGGTCCAAGTCCGGCACGGTGCGGCGGATCGACTCCGTCCACCGCCTGAGCAAGCTCCGGGCGTACTCGGCGATCGACTTCGATCGCGGGATGTAG
- a CDS encoding WhiB family transcriptional regulator, with translation MLQPPHSSLQVAAVPSQRGPGRDQDAPWHTEAVCRRDEAGLFFAPSKEPTAARLSREEAAKRVCARCPVMVECREHALMQPEPYGVWGGLTAAERRVVLARRRRRDVELQKAAGARIAAAG, from the coding sequence GTGCTGCAACCGCCGCATTCGTCCCTGCAGGTCGCCGCAGTTCCGTCCCAGCGGGGGCCCGGGCGGGATCAGGACGCCCCGTGGCACACGGAGGCCGTGTGCCGGCGCGACGAGGCAGGACTGTTCTTCGCACCGTCCAAGGAGCCGACGGCCGCGCGGCTGTCGCGCGAGGAGGCGGCGAAGCGGGTGTGCGCGCGCTGTCCGGTGATGGTGGAGTGCCGGGAGCACGCGCTGATGCAGCCGGAGCCGTACGGGGTCTGGGGCGGACTGACCGCCGCGGAGCGCCGAGTTGTCCTCGCCCGCCGCCGCCGGCGGGACGTGGAACTGCAGAAGGCGGCGGGGGCGAGGATAGCGGCGGCGGGGTGA
- a CDS encoding DUF1707 SHOCT-like domain-containing protein: MDLKKSPAPTDARPDSPAGVRPLPPTELRCSDADRDRIADMLRDALAEGRLTADEHAERVEGVLAAKTVGELDAFVRDLPAAHGTRPSGAAAPPPSRPSAAIPAEADENVVAVFSSAVRKGRWRAGRRIHAYAVFGSVEIDLSEALFEYQQIVVKAISVFGDVQIRVPENVSLRGTGGGVLGNFEVSPLDSGDPQAPAVFVDGWAVLGNVEAKPRRGRMVADILERVTDRVSRTLDRKLDRKYDGGWERRVERKLRQADRTVDRKLRHADRKVRRHLGH, translated from the coding sequence GTGGACCTGAAGAAGAGCCCCGCCCCGACCGATGCCCGGCCCGACTCCCCCGCCGGCGTCCGGCCCCTGCCGCCGACCGAGCTGCGCTGCTCGGACGCCGACCGGGACCGCATCGCCGACATGCTCCGCGACGCCCTGGCCGAGGGCCGGCTCACCGCGGACGAGCACGCCGAGCGCGTCGAGGGCGTGCTCGCGGCGAAGACGGTCGGCGAGCTCGACGCCTTCGTACGGGACCTGCCCGCCGCGCACGGCACCCGCCCGTCCGGCGCGGCCGCCCCGCCGCCGAGCCGCCCCTCCGCCGCGATACCCGCGGAGGCCGACGAGAACGTGGTGGCGGTGTTCAGCAGCGCGGTGCGCAAGGGCCGCTGGCGGGCAGGCCGGCGGATCCACGCCTACGCGGTCTTCGGCAGCGTCGAGATAGACCTGAGCGAGGCGCTGTTCGAGTACCAGCAGATCGTCGTGAAGGCGATATCCGTCTTCGGCGACGTGCAGATACGCGTCCCGGAGAACGTGTCGCTGCGCGGCACGGGCGGTGGTGTGCTGGGCAACTTCGAGGTCAGCCCGCTGGACTCGGGCGACCCGCAGGCGCCGGCGGTCTTCGTGGACGGCTGGGCGGTCCTGGGCAACGTCGAGGCGAAGCCCCGGCGGGGCCGGATGGTCGCGGACATCCTGGAGCGGGTGACGGACCGGGTCTCGCGCACGCTGGACCGGAAACTGGACCGGAAGTACGACGGCGGCTGGGAGCGCAGGGTGGAGCGGAAGCTGAGGCAGGCCGACCGCACGGTGGACCGCAAGCTGAGGCACGCCGATCGCAAGGTGCGGCGGCACCTCGGGCACTGA
- a CDS encoding fumarate hydratase codes for MPEFAYTDLLPMGEDTTPYRLVTSEGVSTFEADGRTFLKVEPEALRKLAEEAIHDIQHYLRPAHLAQLRRIIDDPEASGNDKFVALDLLKNANIAAAGVLPMCQDTGTAIVMGKRGQNVLTEGGDEAALSRGIYDAYHNLNLRYSQMAPLTMWEEKNTGSNLPAQIELYATDGGAYKFLFMAKGGGSANKSFLYQETKAVLNEGSMMKFLEEKIRSLGTAACPPYHLAIVVGGTSAEYALKTAKYASAHYLDEIPAEGSPLGHGFRDKELEEKVFELTQKIGIGAQFGGKYFCHDVRVVRLPRHGASCPVAIAVSCSADRQAVAKITAEGVFLEQLETDPARFLPETTDAHLEESGDVVRIDLNQPMDDILAELTKYPVKTRLSLSGPLVVARDIAHAKIKERLDAGEEMPQYLKDHPVYYAGPAKTPEGYASGSFGPTTAGRMDSYVEQFQAAGGSKVMLAKGNRSKQVTDACDAHGGFYLGSIGGPAARLAQDCIKKVEVVEYEELGMEAVWKIEVEDFPAFIVVDDKGNDFFQAPAEPPTFTSIPVRGPGLA; via the coding sequence ATGCCTGAGTTCGCGTACACCGATCTGCTCCCCATGGGAGAGGACACCACCCCCTACCGGCTGGTGACCTCCGAGGGTGTCTCCACCTTCGAGGCCGACGGGCGAACGTTCCTCAAGGTTGAGCCGGAGGCCCTGCGCAAGCTCGCCGAAGAGGCGATCCACGACATCCAGCACTATCTGCGCCCGGCCCACCTCGCCCAGCTGCGCCGCATCATCGACGACCCCGAGGCGTCCGGCAACGACAAGTTCGTCGCCCTGGACCTGCTGAAGAACGCCAACATCGCCGCCGCCGGCGTGCTGCCCATGTGCCAGGACACCGGTACCGCGATCGTCATGGGCAAGCGCGGCCAGAACGTGCTCACCGAGGGCGGTGACGAGGCGGCCCTGTCCCGGGGCATCTACGACGCCTACCACAACCTCAATCTGCGCTACTCCCAGATGGCCCCGCTGACCATGTGGGAGGAGAAGAACACCGGCTCCAACCTGCCCGCCCAGATCGAGCTGTACGCGACCGACGGCGGCGCCTACAAGTTCCTGTTCATGGCCAAGGGCGGCGGCAGCGCCAACAAGTCGTTCCTCTACCAGGAGACCAAGGCGGTCCTCAACGAGGGCTCCATGATGAAGTTCCTGGAGGAGAAGATCCGTTCGCTCGGCACGGCCGCCTGCCCGCCGTACCACCTGGCGATCGTCGTCGGCGGCACGAGCGCCGAGTACGCCCTGAAGACCGCCAAGTACGCCTCCGCGCACTACCTCGACGAGATCCCCGCCGAGGGCTCCCCGCTGGGCCACGGCTTCCGCGACAAGGAGCTGGAGGAGAAGGTCTTCGAGCTGACGCAGAAGATCGGCATCGGTGCCCAGTTCGGCGGCAAGTACTTCTGCCACGACGTCCGCGTCGTCCGGCTGCCCCGGCACGGCGCCTCCTGCCCCGTCGCCATCGCCGTCTCCTGCTCCGCCGACCGCCAGGCCGTCGCCAAGATCACCGCCGAGGGCGTCTTCCTGGAGCAGCTCGAGACCGACCCGGCGCGCTTCCTGCCGGAGACCACCGACGCGCACCTGGAGGAGTCCGGTGACGTCGTCAGGATCGACCTCAACCAGCCGATGGACGACATCCTCGCCGAGCTGACCAAGTACCCGGTCAAGACCCGGCTGTCGCTCTCCGGCCCGCTCGTCGTGGCCCGCGACATCGCCCACGCCAAGATCAAGGAGCGGCTGGACGCGGGCGAGGAGATGCCGCAGTACCTCAAGGACCACCCGGTCTACTACGCCGGCCCGGCCAAGACCCCCGAGGGCTACGCCTCCGGCTCCTTCGGTCCGACCACGGCCGGCCGCATGGACTCCTACGTCGAGCAGTTCCAGGCGGCGGGCGGCTCCAAGGTCATGCTCGCCAAGGGCAACCGCAGCAAGCAGGTCACCGACGCGTGCGACGCGCACGGCGGCTTCTACCTCGGCTCCATCGGCGGCCCGGCCGCCCGGCTCGCCCAGGACTGCATCAAGAAGGTCGAGGTCGTCGAGTACGAGGAGCTCGGCATGGAGGCGGTCTGGAAGATCGAGGTCGAGGACTTCCCGGCGTTCATCGTCGTCGACGACAAGGGCAACGACTTCTTCCAGGCCCCCGCCGAGCCGCCCACGTTCACGAGCATCCCGGTACGGGGCCCGGGGCTGGCCTGA
- a CDS encoding exodeoxyribonuclease VII small subunit codes for MTSTDTGTAKDAGKKKSEALGYEQARDELIEVVRRLEAGGTTLEESLTLWERGEELAKVCRTWLEGARERLDAALAEEEHDGGTEGGREA; via the coding sequence ATGACCAGCACGGACACCGGCACGGCCAAGGACGCCGGGAAGAAGAAGAGCGAGGCGCTCGGCTACGAGCAGGCGCGGGACGAGCTGATCGAGGTCGTCCGGCGGCTGGAGGCGGGGGGCACGACGCTGGAGGAGTCCCTGACGCTGTGGGAGCGCGGGGAGGAACTGGCGAAGGTGTGCCGCACCTGGCTGGAGGGTGCCCGCGAGCGCCTGGACGCGGCGCTCGCGGAGGAGGAGCACGACGGCGGGACGGAAGGGGGGCGCGAGGCGTAG
- the xseA gene encoding exodeoxyribonuclease VII large subunit, which yields MAVNTSADTPLPVGQVSRLIGGWIDRLGAVWVEGQITQLSRRPGAGVVFLTLRDPSHDISVGVTCYRQVFDAVADVVSEGARVVVHAKPEWYAPRGQLSLRAAEIRPVGVGELLARLEQLKKSLAAEGLFAPGRKKPLPFLPQLVGLVCGRASAAERDVLENARHRWPAVRFEVRNVPVQGVHAVPQVVQAVKELDAHEEVDVIVVARGGGSVEDLLPFSDEQLVRTVADCRTPVVSAIGHEPDTPLLDYVADLRASTPTDAAKKVVPDVGEELEKVRGLRDRARRCAHAFVEREERGLAHALARPCMEDPHRMVDERADHIASLTDRSRRTLGHLLGRAESELSHTHARVVALSPAATLKRGYAVLQRADGHVVRAAHEVTADELLRARVAEGEFSVRVESDGKQSDSDGGK from the coding sequence ATGGCTGTCAACACGTCCGCCGACACTCCACTGCCCGTGGGACAGGTGTCGCGGCTCATCGGGGGGTGGATCGACCGGCTCGGCGCGGTCTGGGTGGAGGGTCAGATCACCCAGCTCTCGCGCCGGCCGGGCGCCGGAGTCGTGTTCCTGACCCTGCGCGACCCGTCGCACGACATCTCGGTCGGCGTCACCTGCTACCGCCAGGTGTTCGACGCCGTGGCCGACGTGGTGAGCGAGGGCGCCCGCGTCGTCGTCCACGCGAAACCGGAGTGGTACGCACCACGCGGGCAGCTCTCGCTGCGGGCCGCCGAGATACGGCCGGTGGGCGTGGGCGAGCTGCTGGCGCGGCTCGAACAGCTGAAGAAGTCCCTCGCCGCCGAGGGTCTGTTCGCGCCCGGCCGCAAGAAGCCGCTGCCCTTCCTGCCCCAGCTCGTCGGACTGGTGTGCGGGCGGGCCTCGGCCGCCGAGCGGGACGTCCTGGAGAACGCCCGGCACCGCTGGCCCGCCGTCCGCTTCGAGGTGCGCAACGTGCCGGTGCAGGGCGTGCACGCGGTGCCCCAGGTCGTCCAGGCCGTCAAGGAGCTCGACGCGCACGAGGAGGTGGACGTGATCGTCGTGGCGCGCGGCGGCGGCAGCGTGGAGGACCTGCTGCCGTTCTCCGACGAGCAGCTCGTACGGACGGTCGCGGACTGCCGTACGCCGGTGGTCTCGGCCATCGGCCACGAACCGGACACCCCGCTCCTGGACTACGTGGCCGACCTGCGCGCCTCCACCCCGACCGACGCGGCGAAGAAGGTCGTACCGGACGTCGGCGAGGAGCTGGAGAAGGTGCGCGGGCTGCGCGACCGGGCCCGGCGGTGCGCACACGCGTTCGTCGAACGGGAGGAACGGGGGCTCGCGCACGCGCTGGCGCGCCCCTGCATGGAGGACCCGCACCGCATGGTGGACGAGCGGGCCGACCACATCGCCTCGCTGACCGACCGCTCCCGGCGCACGCTCGGGCATCTGCTCGGCCGCGCGGAGTCGGAGCTGTCGCACACCCACGCGCGCGTGGTGGCCCTGTCCCCGGCGGCGACGCTCAAGCGCGGGTACGCGGTGCTGCAACGGGCCGACGGGCACGTGGTGCGCGCCGCGCACGAGGTCACGGCGGACGAGCTGCTACGGGCGCGGGTGGCGGAGGGCGAGTTCTCCGTACGGGTGGAGAGCGACGGGAAGCAGTCGGACAGCGACGGCGGGAAGTGA
- a CDS encoding 4-hydroxy-3-methylbut-2-enyl diphosphate reductase, which translates to MGNMSASPARRRVLLAAPRGYCAGVDRAVIAVEKALEQYGAPVYVRHEIVHNKYVVQTLEKKGAIFVERTEEVPPGNIVMFSAHGVAPVVHEEAERGRLATIDATCPLVTKVHKEAVRFAKDDYDILLIGHEGHEEVIGTSGEAPEHITLVDGPEDVANVEVRDPSKVVWLSQTTLSVDETMETVDALKGKFPQLLSPPSDDICYATQNRQLAVKQMGAEADLVIVVGSRNSSNSKRLVEVAKLAGARAAYLVDFADEIDEVWLEGVSTVGVTSGASVPEVLVEQVLEWLTGHGFEDVEIVKAAEESIAFSLPKELRRDLREEAAALVAERKGATG; encoded by the coding sequence ATGGGGAACATGAGCGCTTCGCCTGCCCGCCGCCGTGTCCTGCTCGCCGCCCCCCGTGGCTACTGCGCGGGCGTCGACCGCGCGGTGATCGCCGTCGAGAAGGCCCTGGAGCAGTACGGGGCCCCCGTCTACGTCCGCCACGAGATCGTGCACAACAAGTACGTCGTGCAGACCCTGGAGAAGAAGGGCGCGATCTTCGTCGAGCGCACGGAGGAGGTGCCGCCGGGCAACATCGTGATGTTCTCCGCGCACGGCGTCGCCCCGGTCGTCCACGAGGAGGCCGAGCGGGGCCGCCTCGCCACCATCGACGCGACCTGCCCCCTGGTGACCAAGGTCCACAAGGAGGCCGTCCGGTTCGCCAAGGACGACTACGACATCCTCCTGATCGGGCACGAGGGCCACGAGGAGGTCATCGGCACGTCCGGCGAGGCCCCCGAGCACATCACGCTCGTCGACGGCCCCGAGGACGTCGCCAACGTGGAGGTGCGCGACCCGTCGAAGGTCGTCTGGCTCTCCCAGACCACCCTCTCGGTGGACGAGACCATGGAGACCGTCGACGCCCTCAAGGGCAAGTTCCCGCAGCTCCTCTCGCCGCCGAGCGACGACATCTGCTACGCCACGCAGAACCGGCAGCTCGCCGTGAAGCAGATGGGCGCCGAGGCGGACCTCGTCATCGTGGTCGGCTCGCGCAACTCCTCGAACTCCAAGCGGCTGGTCGAGGTCGCCAAGCTCGCCGGGGCGCGCGCCGCGTACCTGGTCGACTTCGCGGACGAGATCGACGAGGTGTGGCTGGAGGGCGTCTCGACGGTGGGTGTGACGTCCGGGGCGTCGGTGCCGGAGGTGCTCGTCGAGCAAGTGCTCGAATGGCTCACGGGGCACGGCTTCGAGGACGTCGAGATCGTCAAGGCGGCGGAGGAGTCCATCGCCTTCTCCCTGCCCAAGGAGCTGCGCCGGGACCTCCGCGAGGAGGCGGCCGCCCTGGTGGCGGAGCGCAAGGGGGCGACGGGCTGA
- the ppgK gene encoding polyphosphate--glucose phosphotransferase gives MQIFGVDIGGSGIKGAPVDLDKGDLAEERCKVLTPHPATPDTVADGVKQVVDHFGWTGPVGVTFPGVVTGGSTVRTAANVDASWVDTDARALLGERLGGLPVTVLNDADAAGVAEMRFGAGRGRRGTVILLTFGTGIGSAVFTDGVLVPNTELGHLELNGHDAEKRASSKVKEDEDMSWERWARRVQKYLAHVEMLFSPELFVIGGGVSRKAHKFLPHVEGIRAAIVPAELQNNAGIVGAAMRAAQQL, from the coding sequence ATGCAGATCTTCGGTGTGGACATCGGCGGCTCCGGAATCAAGGGCGCCCCCGTGGACCTGGACAAGGGCGACCTCGCGGAGGAGCGCTGCAAGGTGCTCACCCCGCATCCGGCGACGCCGGACACGGTGGCCGACGGCGTGAAGCAGGTCGTCGACCACTTCGGGTGGACGGGGCCGGTGGGGGTCACGTTCCCGGGTGTCGTCACCGGCGGCAGCACGGTGCGTACGGCGGCGAACGTGGACGCGAGCTGGGTCGACACCGATGCGCGGGCGCTGCTGGGCGAGCGGCTGGGTGGGCTGCCGGTGACGGTGCTCAACGACGCCGACGCGGCGGGGGTCGCCGAGATGCGGTTCGGAGCGGGGCGGGGGCGCCGGGGCACGGTGATCCTGCTGACGTTCGGTACGGGCATCGGGAGTGCCGTCTTCACCGATGGCGTGTTGGTTCCGAACACGGAACTGGGTCACCTGGAGCTGAACGGTCACGATGCGGAGAAGCGGGCCTCCAGCAAGGTGAAGGAGGACGAGGACATGTCCTGGGAGCGGTGGGCGCGGCGGGTGCAGAAGTATCTGGCGCACGTGGAGATGCTGTTCTCGCCGGAGCTGTTCGTGATCGGTGGCGGGGTGAGCCGCAAGGCGCACAAGTTCCTGCCGCACGTCGAGGGCATCAGGGCGGCGATCGTTCCGGCGGAGCTGCAGAACAACGCGGGGATCGTGGGTGCGGCGATGAGGGCGGCCCAGCAACTCTGA
- a CDS encoding DUF6542 domain-containing protein, whose protein sequence is MARRLPNPRLTGLGGGLFAGAAMLVLGFLDRVLFGGSLTAYGVLFLPVCVLTALWIRPGDLLTAPVVAPIAFGTGLLPVVPGDGGLGGRLMALITALATQAGWLYGGTLVAGVVVAVRAVGRRRAGAGARAGGAARPGGAGGSGGAGRGGAARRPGRPAAR, encoded by the coding sequence GTGGCCCGGCGGCTGCCCAACCCCCGGCTCACCGGGCTGGGCGGGGGGCTGTTCGCGGGGGCGGCGATGCTGGTGCTGGGGTTCCTGGACCGGGTGCTGTTCGGGGGCTCGTTGACGGCGTACGGGGTGCTGTTCCTGCCGGTGTGCGTACTGACGGCGCTCTGGATCCGGCCGGGCGACCTGCTGACGGCGCCGGTGGTGGCGCCGATCGCCTTCGGCACCGGTCTGCTCCCGGTGGTCCCCGGCGACGGCGGCCTCGGAGGCCGCCTCATGGCCCTGATCACCGCACTCGCGACACAGGCGGGGTGGCTGTACGGGGGGACGTTGGTAGCGGGGGTGGTGGTGGCGGTACGGGCGGTCGGCCGACGGCGGGCAGGGGCGGGTGCCCGTGCGGGCGGCGCGGCCCGGCCCGGCGGAGCCGGGGGTTCCGGCGGAGCCGGGAGGGGTGGTGCGGCGCGTCGGCCGGGGAGGCCGGCGGCGCGCTGA
- the ychF gene encoding redox-regulated ATPase YchF produces the protein MSLTIGIVGLPNVGKSTLFNALTKNDVLAANYPFATIEPNVGVVGVPDPRLTKLAEIFSSQRVLPATVDFVDIAGIVRGASEGEGLGNKFLANIRESDAICQVIRAFKDENVVHVDGKVSPKDDIETINTELILADLQTVEKVLPRLQKESRIKKDTAPKVKAVEEAKEILEKGDTLFAHGIVQGTERNELLHDLHLLTTKPFLYVFNVDEDELTDEDFKNEQRALVAPAEAIFLNAKLEADLAELDEDEALELLQSVGQDEPGLATLAHVGFRTLGLQTYLTAGPKESRAWTIKKGATAPEAAGVIHTDFQKGFIKAEVISFDDLVETGSVTEARAKGKARMEGKDYVMQDGDVVEFRFNV, from the coding sequence GTGTCGCTCACGATCGGAATCGTCGGTCTGCCCAATGTCGGCAAGTCGACCCTGTTCAACGCCCTGACCAAGAACGACGTGCTCGCGGCCAACTACCCGTTCGCCACGATTGAGCCCAACGTCGGCGTGGTCGGCGTCCCCGACCCCCGCCTGACGAAGTTGGCCGAGATCTTCTCCTCCCAGCGCGTGCTCCCGGCGACCGTCGACTTCGTCGACATCGCCGGCATCGTGCGCGGCGCCAGCGAGGGCGAGGGCCTGGGCAACAAGTTCCTCGCGAACATCCGTGAGTCCGACGCCATCTGCCAGGTCATCCGCGCCTTCAAGGACGAGAACGTCGTGCACGTCGACGGCAAGGTCTCGCCCAAGGACGACATCGAGACGATCAACACCGAGCTGATCCTCGCCGACCTCCAGACCGTCGAGAAGGTCCTGCCGCGCCTGCAGAAGGAGTCGCGGATCAAGAAGGACACCGCGCCCAAGGTGAAGGCCGTCGAGGAGGCCAAGGAGATCCTGGAGAAGGGCGACACGCTCTTCGCGCACGGCATCGTCCAGGGCACCGAGCGCAACGAACTCCTGCACGACCTGCACCTGCTCACCACCAAGCCCTTCCTCTACGTCTTCAACGTCGACGAGGACGAGCTGACCGACGAGGACTTCAAGAACGAGCAGCGCGCCCTGGTCGCCCCCGCCGAGGCGATCTTCCTCAACGCCAAGCTGGAGGCGGACCTCGCCGAGCTCGACGAGGACGAGGCCCTGGAACTCCTGCAGTCCGTCGGCCAGGACGAGCCCGGCCTCGCCACCCTCGCCCACGTCGGCTTCCGCACCCTCGGCCTCCAGACGTACCTGACGGCCGGCCCCAAGGAGTCCCGCGCCTGGACGATCAAGAAGGGCGCCACCGCCCCCGAGGCCGCCGGTGTCATCCACACCGACTTCCAGAAGGGCTTCATCAAGGCCGAGGTCATCTCCTTCGACGACCTGGTCGAGACCGGCTCCGTCACCGAGGCCCGCGCCAAGGGCAAGGCCCGCATGGAGGGCAAGGACTACGTCATGCAGGACGGCGACGTGGTCGAGTTCAGGTTCAACGTGTAG
- a CDS encoding SDR family NAD(P)-dependent oxidoreductase, translated as MTITFITGANKGLGRETARRLIEQGHTVLVGARDRERGEAAATALGARHVTIDVTDDASVAAAAADVAAHEGRIDVLINNAGVQGPAGDPSGLTAADALAVLDVNVIGVVRATTAFLPLLRRSDDPVVINVSSGMGSLAFTHDPDRPESHVIVPLYTASKAALTMLTTQYAKGLKGIRVNAADPGYTATDLNGHSGPQTVTEGTDAIVALATEGPGAGTGRFVSRDGEIAWS; from the coding sequence ATGACGATCACCTTCATCACCGGAGCCAACAAGGGCCTCGGCCGCGAGACCGCCCGCCGCCTGATCGAACAGGGGCACACCGTGCTCGTCGGAGCCCGCGACCGCGAGCGGGGCGAGGCCGCCGCCACCGCGCTCGGCGCACGCCACGTCACCATCGACGTGACCGACGACGCGTCCGTCGCCGCCGCCGCGGCGGACGTCGCCGCGCACGAGGGCAGGATCGACGTCCTGATCAACAACGCCGGTGTGCAGGGCCCCGCCGGAGATCCCAGCGGCCTCACCGCCGCCGACGCCCTCGCCGTCCTCGACGTCAACGTCATCGGCGTCGTCCGCGCCACCACCGCGTTCCTGCCGCTGCTGCGCCGCTCGGACGACCCCGTCGTCATCAACGTCAGCAGCGGCATGGGCTCCCTCGCCTTCACCCACGACCCCGACCGGCCCGAGTCGCACGTGATCGTGCCGCTGTACACCGCCTCGAAGGCGGCACTGACGATGCTGACCACGCAGTACGCCAAGGGACTCAAGGGCATCCGTGTCAACGCGGCCGACCCCGGCTACACCGCGACCGACCTCAACGGCCACAGCGGCCCCCAGACCGTCACCGAGGGGACGGACGCGATCGTCGCCCTCGCCACCGAGGGACCCGGCGCGGGCACCGGACGCTTCGTCTCCCGGGACGGCGAGATCGCCTGGTCCTGA